The Fusobacterium periodonticum 1_1_41FAA genomic sequence GAATAGGATCATGTGTTGCCATTAAAACTATCTTATTATTTCCAACAAGTAAGTCTAAGGCTTTTTTTCTATCTATACCTGCATTTTCAATTTCATCTATAAGAACTATTGGAGATGTACTTAAAATTGCTGTATCTGATATCATCAATGCTCTTGATTGTCCTCCACTTAAACTTGTTATTGGAGTATCTATAGTAAATTTTTCTCCAGCAAGCTCATTAGCTTGATTAAATATTTTTTCTATTACACTTTCTCTATCTAAAACTAATCTACTTTCAGCATGCAAATCTATGAATTCTCTTACAGTTAAATCCATTACAAAGTTCATATTTTGAGAAAGTTGTGCAACTAATTTATAACTAGGAGAAAATCTTTTTTTAGCGTCCATCAGTTCTCCATTTACAAGAACTGTTCTCTTTGTTGGAGTATCTCCTTGAGCTCCCCATTCTATATCTGCAAGTAGTCTACTTTTTCCTGAACCTGTAGGTCCTACTATTGCAACAATTTCTCCTGATTTTATTACTAATTCTTCATAGCCTTCTTTTTCACCTTTTTTGTTATATCCTGGAAGTAACGTTATGCTTTCAACTTTTTGCTCAGTAACTCCA encodes the following:
- a CDS encoding ATP-binding cassette domain-containing protein, whose protein sequence is MSIDNNELDEMDFDLLDILGVTEQKVESITLLPGYNKKGEKEGYEELVIKSGEIVAIVGPTGSGKSRLLADIEWGAQGDTPTKRTVLVNGELMDAKKRFSPSYKLVAQLSQNMNFVMDLTVREFIDLHAESRLVLDRESVIEKIFNQANELAGEKFTIDTPITSLSGGQSRALMISDTAILSTSPIVLIDEIENAGIDRKKALDLLVGNNKIVLMATHDPILALMGDRRIVIKNGGINKVIESTTEEKNILGALTELDDVVQGMRNKLRYGERLELDFEIKKK